Proteins co-encoded in one Pan paniscus chromosome 23, NHGRI_mPanPan1-v2.0_pri, whole genome shotgun sequence genomic window:
- the CENPM gene encoding centromere protein M isoform X5, which produces MSVLRPLDKLPGLNTATILLVGTEDALLQQLADSMLKEDCASELKVHLAKSLPLPSSVNRPRIDLIVFVVNLHSKYSLQNTEESLRHVDASFFLGKVCFLATGGGRL; this is translated from the exons ATGTCGGTGTTGAGGCCCCTGGACAAGCTGCCCGGCCTGAACACGGCCACCATCTTG CTGGTGGGCACGGAGGATGCTCTTCTACAGCAGCTGGCGGACTCGATGCTCAAAGAGGACTGCGCCTCCGAGCTGAAGGT CCACTTGGCAAAGTCCCTCCCTTTGCCCTCCAGTGTGAATCGGCCCCGAATTGACCTGATCGTGTTTGtggttaatcttcacagcaaATACAG cctccagaacacaGAGGAGTCCCTGCGCCATGTGGATGCCAGCTTCTTCTTGGGGAAGGTGTGTTTCCTCGCCACAGGTG
- the SMIM45 gene encoding small integral membrane protein 45, which translates to MPHFLDWFVPVYLVISVLILVGFGACIYYFEPGLQEAHKWRMQRPLVDRDLRKTLMVRDNLAFGGPEV; encoded by the coding sequence ATGCCGCACTTCCTGGACTGGTTCGTGCCGGTCTACTTGGTCATCTCGGTCCTCATTCTGGTGGGCTTCGGCGCCTGCATCTACTACTTCGAGCCGGGCCTGCAGGAGGCGCACAAGTGGCGCATGCAGCGCCCCCTGGTGGACCGCGACCTCCGCAAGACGCTAATGGTGCGCGACAACCTGGCCTTCGGCGGCCCGGAGGTCTGA